From a region of the Daphnia magna isolate NIES linkage group LG1, ASM2063170v1.1, whole genome shotgun sequence genome:
- the LOC116932883 gene encoding protein Mo25 isoform X1 — translation MIKMPLFGKSQKSPAEVVKALKEAMLSLEKGDKKVEKAQEDVSKNLLLIKNMLYGTSDSEPQTDIVVAQLSQELYNSGLLVHLIQHLSRVDFEGKKDVAQIFNNILRRQIGTRSPTVEYICTRPEILFTLVQGYEHQDIALNCGTMLRECARYEALAKILLYSEDFYNFFKFVEVSTFDIASDAFSTFKARFKLIDLYNYIRIWLCAEIRNNCHCYSITQELLTKHKILCAEFLEANYDKVFAHYQGLLNSENYVTRRQSLKLLGELLLDRHNFTVMTRYISNPDNLKLMMNMLKEKSRNIQFEAFHVFKVFVANPNKPKPILDILLRNQEKLVEFLTKFHTDRSEDEQFNDEKAYLIKQIKELRPPEN, via the exons ATGATCAAGATGCCTTTATTtggaaaatcacaaaaatcaCCTGCAGAGGTTGTTAAAGCACTAAAAGAGGCTATGCTCTCACTAGAGAAGGGTGACAAAAAGGTTGAAAAG GCACAGGAAGATGTGAGCAAGAATTTGCTCTTGATCAAGAATATGCTTTATGGCACCTCAGACAGTGAACCGCAAACTGACATTGTTGTCGCCCAGCTGTCCCAGGAACTATACAACTCTGGATTGTTAGTGCACCTCATTCAGCACCTTTCCCGTGTTGATTTTGAG ggGAAAAAAGATGTGGCGCAAATTTTCAACAACATTCTTAGGCGACAAATCGGTACACGTTCTCCGACGGTGGAATATATATGCACCCGGCCAGAAATACTTTTCACGCTTGTGCAAGG ATATGAGCATCAGGATATTGCGTTAAACTGTGGTACGATGTTGCGTGAATGTGCCCGATACGAGGCCCTAGCCAAAATTCTCCTCTACTCTGAggatttttataatttttttaaatttgtggAAGTATCTACGTTTGACATTGCCTCAGACGCCTTTTCAACTTTCAAGGCAAGGTTTAAATTGATCGATTTATATAATTACATTCGCATTTGGCTTTGTGCAGAAATACGTAACAATTGCCATTGTTATTCTATCACGCAGGAGTTGTTAACAAAGCACAAAATTCTTTGTGCCGAGTTCTTGGAAGCCAACTACGACAAAGTTTTTGCCCATTACCAGGGGCTGCTTAATTCCGAGAATTATGTTACCCGCCGACAAAGCTTAAAACTGTTGGGTGAATTGCTTCTCGATCGTCACAACTTTACG GTTATGACACGGTATATTTCCAACCCGGACAACTTGAAGTTGATGATGAACATGCTGAAAGAGAAGTCACGCAACATCCAATTTGAAGCGTTCCACGTCTTCAAAGTGTTTGTGGCCAACCCGAACAAGCCGAAACCGATTCTGGACATTTTGCTACGCAATCAAGAGAAATTGGTCGAATTCCTGACCAAGTTCCACACTGATCGATCCGAGGACGAGCAGTTCAACGACGAAAAGGCTTACCTtataaaacaaatcaaagagCTTCGACCACCCGAGAATTAG
- the LOC116932836 gene encoding endoglucanase 11, producing the protein MFPVSAFAILLFICFVSGGPCDNIVTLSSSWPGGYTAALKVPIKTSTTSWKMDITFSSALTSLYVWDATSTMTSTVQYRLSSVSYNGVQNAGALLSSVGFNAYYVSTVNPAPTITTILFNGINVCSNVITTTSNPLTTTNSVTTTKPLTTTATPLTTTTAPLTTTTTRPTTTTSGSGLPTKYNYPDAITKSLLFYYAQRSGRLPIADNPIPYRSDSALNDRGQSGEDLSGGYYDAGDHLKLGFPLASTITIIAWSIIDYPLGYSSAGQLTKAQNMVKWATDYFIKAHVAANKLYGQVGDGTLDHNYWGRPEEMTMNRPAFFISASNPGSDLAGETAAALAATSIVFKSVDSTYSALCLTRAKQLYAFAKQYQGKYSQSIPQVADFYPSSGYGDELAWSASWLYRASNDVAYLNDAKVFYSQFGLSSNPWEFSWDSKEPGVQIMLARLTGETQYKNAVKAFCDSKVNQPKTPKGLLFVNKWGSLRHASNVAFICLQAADLNISPLTYRQFAQKQIHYALGDTGRSFVVGFGVNPPGKPHHSSSSCPNRPALCDWSAYSSTAPNPQILYGALVGGPDNNDFYVDDRENYVTNEVACDYNAGFQASLAALQSLAFQGLFN; encoded by the exons ATGTTTCCTGTATCAGCATTTGCCATTCTTCTTTTCATCTGCTTTGTCTCAG GTGGGCCATGTGACAACATCGTCACCCTAAGTTCATCCTGGCCTGGAGGTTACACAGCCGCGCTAAAAGTTCCAATTAAGACCTCAACCACTAGTTGGAAGATGGATataacattttcttcagcTCTTACAAGTCTTTAT GTTTGGGACGCTACATCGACTATGACGAGTACAGTCCAATACCGGCTGAGCAGTGTCAGCTATAATGGAGTTCAGAATGCTGGAGCTCTATTGAGCAGCGTCGGATTCAATGCTTACTATGTCTCCACAGTAAATCCTGCGCCCACCATAACTACTATTCTTTTTAATGGCATTAATGTCTGTTCTAATG TAATTACAACTACCTCCAACCCACTGACGACAACAAATTCAGTGACAACAACCAAGCCTTTAACGACAACTGCTACACCATTGACGACGACCACTGCACCGTTAACAACAACTACCACCAGACCA ACGACTACAACTTCAGGCAGTGGCTTACCAACCAAATATAACTACCCCGATGCCATCACAAAATCGCTGCTCTTCTACTATGCGCAGCGATCTGGTCGTCTTCCGATCGCTGATAACCCAATTCCATATCGGTCTGATTCGGCATTAAACGATCGTGGACAAAGCGGAGAGGACCTCAGTGGAGGCTACTATGATG CTGGAGATCATTTGAAGCTCGGATTTCCATTAGCCAGCACTATTACGATAATAGCATGGTCGATCATCGATTATCCACTTGGCTATTCCTCTGCAG GGCAGTTGACAAAAGCCCAAAATATGGTGAAATGGGCAACCGATTATTTTATCAAAGCTCACGTAGCAGCTAATAAATTATATGGACAAGTGGGCGATGGCACTCTAGATCACAACTATTGGGGACGTCCCGAAGAAATGACTATGAATCGACCG GCTTTCTTCATTTCCGCATCAAATCCTG GATCTGATTTAGCCGGAGAAACAGCTGCAGCATTGGCGGCTACTTCCATAGTTTTCAAATCAGTCGATAGCACTTATTCAGCCCTTTGCTTGACAAGAGCCAAGCAATTGTATGCCTTCGCCAAACAGTATCAAGGGAAATATAGTCAGTCTATTCCTCAAGTAGCCGACTTTTACCC ATCAAGTGGATATGGAGACGAATTGGCTTGGAGCGCTAGTTGGCTTTACAGAGCTTCTAACGATGTTGCTTACCTTAATGATGCCAAGGTATTTTACAGCCAATTCGGTCTCTCGAGCAATCCTTGGGAATTTTCATGGGATTCGAAAGAGCCGGGTGTACAG ATTATGTTGGCCAGACTGACGGGCGAAACACAGTACAAAAATGCAGTGAAAGCGTTTTGTGATTCCAAAGTcaatcagccaaaaacgccCAAAGGACTGCTTTTCGTCAACAAATGGGGATCGTTGCGCCATGCATCGAATGTCGCATTTATTTGTCTTCAA GCTGCTGATCTTAACATCAGCCCACTGACGTACCGCCAATTCGCGCAAAAGCAGATTCATTACGCGCTTGGAGACACAGGTCGAAGCTTTGTTGTAGGTTTCGGAGTCAATCCTCCTGGAAAGCCACACCACTCTTCCAG TTCATGTCCGAACAGACCTGCTCTTTGTGATTGGAGCGCCTACAGTTCAACCGCACCCAATCCTCAGATTCTGTATGGAGCTCTTGTTGGTGGACCGGACAATAATGACTTCTATGTGGATGATCGGGAAAACTATGTTACAAACGAAGTAGCCTGTGACTACAATGCGGGCTTCCAGGCGTCTTTAGCCGCTCTACAATCACTGGCTTTCCAAGGACTCTTCAACTAG
- the LOC116932883 gene encoding protein Mo25 isoform X2 produces MIKMPLFGKSQKSPAEVVKALKEAMLSLEKGDKKVEKAQEDVSKNLLLIKNMLYGTSDSEPQTDIVVAQLSQELYNSGLLVHLIQHLSRVDFEGKKDVAQIFNNILRRQIGTRSPTVEYICTRPEILFTLVQGYEHQDIALNCGTMLRECARYEALAKILLYSEDFYNFFKFVEVSTFDIASDAFSTFKELLTKHKILCAEFLEANYDKVFAHYQGLLNSENYVTRRQSLKLLGELLLDRHNFTVMTRYISNPDNLKLMMNMLKEKSRNIQFEAFHVFKVFVANPNKPKPILDILLRNQEKLVEFLTKFHTDRSEDEQFNDEKAYLIKQIKELRPPEN; encoded by the exons ATGATCAAGATGCCTTTATTtggaaaatcacaaaaatcaCCTGCAGAGGTTGTTAAAGCACTAAAAGAGGCTATGCTCTCACTAGAGAAGGGTGACAAAAAGGTTGAAAAG GCACAGGAAGATGTGAGCAAGAATTTGCTCTTGATCAAGAATATGCTTTATGGCACCTCAGACAGTGAACCGCAAACTGACATTGTTGTCGCCCAGCTGTCCCAGGAACTATACAACTCTGGATTGTTAGTGCACCTCATTCAGCACCTTTCCCGTGTTGATTTTGAG ggGAAAAAAGATGTGGCGCAAATTTTCAACAACATTCTTAGGCGACAAATCGGTACACGTTCTCCGACGGTGGAATATATATGCACCCGGCCAGAAATACTTTTCACGCTTGTGCAAGG ATATGAGCATCAGGATATTGCGTTAAACTGTGGTACGATGTTGCGTGAATGTGCCCGATACGAGGCCCTAGCCAAAATTCTCCTCTACTCTGAggatttttataatttttttaaatttgtggAAGTATCTACGTTTGACATTGCCTCAGACGCCTTTTCAACTTTCAAG GAGTTGTTAACAAAGCACAAAATTCTTTGTGCCGAGTTCTTGGAAGCCAACTACGACAAAGTTTTTGCCCATTACCAGGGGCTGCTTAATTCCGAGAATTATGTTACCCGCCGACAAAGCTTAAAACTGTTGGGTGAATTGCTTCTCGATCGTCACAACTTTACG GTTATGACACGGTATATTTCCAACCCGGACAACTTGAAGTTGATGATGAACATGCTGAAAGAGAAGTCACGCAACATCCAATTTGAAGCGTTCCACGTCTTCAAAGTGTTTGTGGCCAACCCGAACAAGCCGAAACCGATTCTGGACATTTTGCTACGCAATCAAGAGAAATTGGTCGAATTCCTGACCAAGTTCCACACTGATCGATCCGAGGACGAGCAGTTCAACGACGAAAAGGCTTACCTtataaaacaaatcaaagagCTTCGACCACCCGAGAATTAG